A single genomic interval of Spirosoma taeanense harbors:
- a CDS encoding metallophosphoesterase family protein produces MSQDDQHPNILFLSDTQAPMWVERLVLRAHQNTKATQAIFAEIIRRQPSVLYWLGDIVSLGFRNNKWPMIDRFLENCRQVGTAVYAIMGNHDVMGRPRKGARNFQQRFPEHSPTGYLQITDGIAVIMLNSNFQIMSAADLVKQQTWYEQTLREMDDNPAIRVIIVTCHHAPYSNSKLVGSSKLVQQRFVPCYIKSQKARLFITGHSHAFERYQFEGKEFLVIGGGGGLRQPLNTSPSRLPDIATQYKPMFHYLAVRREGDALELISYCLKSDFSGFDIGYSYEINPTPVSAPQV; encoded by the coding sequence ATGAGTCAGGACGACCAACACCCCAATATTCTGTTTTTAAGCGACACACAGGCCCCCATGTGGGTAGAACGGCTAGTGTTGCGCGCCCATCAGAACACAAAAGCGACCCAGGCAATCTTTGCCGAAATTATTCGGCGGCAACCATCCGTGCTTTACTGGCTGGGTGATATTGTATCGCTCGGTTTCCGCAATAATAAATGGCCTATGATTGACCGGTTTCTGGAGAATTGCCGACAGGTCGGAACCGCCGTTTACGCGATCATGGGCAACCATGACGTAATGGGCCGCCCCCGAAAAGGAGCCCGGAATTTTCAGCAGCGTTTTCCCGAACATAGCCCGACTGGGTATCTGCAAATAACCGACGGCATCGCGGTCATTATGCTGAACTCCAATTTTCAGATTATGTCGGCTGCGGATCTGGTTAAGCAGCAGACCTGGTATGAGCAAACGCTGCGGGAGATGGACGACAATCCGGCGATTCGGGTTATTATCGTTACCTGCCACCATGCTCCTTATTCAAACAGCAAACTGGTTGGCTCCTCTAAACTGGTGCAGCAACGGTTTGTACCCTGTTACATAAAATCCCAGAAGGCACGACTTTTTATTACGGGCCACTCCCACGCCTTTGAGCGGTATCAGTTTGAAGGCAAGGAGTTTCTGGTTATTGGGGGCGGGGGCGGATTACGTCAGCCGCTGAACACCTCGCCTAGCCGCCTGCCGGACATAGCTACGCAGTATAAACCCATGTTCCACTACCTCGCCGTTCGGCGGGAGGGTGATGCGCTCGAACTTATCTCCTATTGTCTGAAAAGCGATTTTTCGGGCTTCGATATCGGCTATTCCTACGAGATTAACCCAACCCCAGTTAGTGCGCCACAAGTCTGA